The window ACTGCGCATGGCACTCGATGAGGATATCCTGTGCCTCAATATCGAGTCGGAGCCCGAGCTCGAATTACTGTCGGCGATCGCCAGCGAGACGGGCCGCACTGCGCGCATCTCGATCCGCGTGAATCCGGATGTGGACTCCGGCGGTCATGCCAAGATCACCACCGGCAAGTCGGAGAACAAGTTCGGCATTCCCTTGAGCGGCGCCCGGGCGGTCTATGCCCGCGCCGCCAAGCTGCCGGGCATTCAGGTGACCGGCGTCGACATGCATATCGGCAGCCAGATCATCGATCTCGGGCCGATGGAAGCGGCGTTCCGGCTGCTCGCCGATTTCGTCACCGTGCTGCGCACCGACGGCCACACCATCTCACATGTCGATTTCGGCGGTGGGCTCGGCATCCCCTATTACGAGGACCGCGCGGTGCCGCCGGAACCTGCGGCCTATGCCGCGATGGTCAAGCGCGTGACGCACAATCTCGGCTGCACGCTGATGTTCGAGCCCGGCCGGATGATCGTCGGCAATGCCGGCATCCTGGTCAGCCGCGTGATCTATGTGAAGCACGGCGATGGCAAGACTTTCGTCATCATCGACGCCGCCATGAACGACCTGATCCGGCCGACGCTGTACGAGGCCTATCACGAGATCCTGCCGGTGCAGGCGCCGGTATCGGGCGCGCCGATGATCGTCGCCGACGTGGTCGGCCCGGTCTGCGAAACCGGCGATTACCTCGCGCTCGACCGCACGTTGCCGCTGCCGAAGCCGGGCGACCTGATCGCGGTCATGACCGCAGGCGCCTATGGCGCGGTGCAGGCGGGTACCTACAACACCCGCGCACTGGTGCCGGAAGTGCTGGTCAACGGCGATCGGTATGCGGTGGTGCGCCCGCGCATCGAGGTCGAGGACCTGATCGCGATGGACAAGCCGGCGCCGTGGCTGTGAACGCCTGAGTCACGCTTTCGTGACTCTCCGCCCCATCGATGGGCCTATGCTTTGCATGTGAGTTGCAGCCGTTGTGAGTTCATCACCCCAGCCGTGCCTCAATGCCGCCGCTGTGCTAGGGTGCTGTTCGGCAACCTGGAGAGTTTGTTGACCGGTTCAACGCCCGACCCAACCTCGCCCGCGCGCGGCCCCGAGCCGGCGGCGGAGCTTCAGCTGACGCAGGCGCTGCAGCGTGCCCGGCTCGCGATCGCATGGGAGCGGTCCTGGCCTCATCTCGGTCGCTTCCTCAGCGTGCTCGGTCTGTTTCTGGTGGCGTCCTGGGTGGGGCTCTGGCTGGCGCTGCCCTTCATCGCCCGCGCCATCGGCCTCGCATTGTTCGCCATCGCCGCGCTGGCGACGCTCTTTCCTTTAATCAGATTCCGCTGGCCGTCGCGGGAAGATGGTCTTGCGCGGCTCGACCGCGGCACCGGTATCCGCCATCGTCCGGCGACGGCGCTGACCGATACGCTGGCAACACAGGATCCCGTCGCCCGCGCACTGTGGCTGGTGCAGCGTGAGCGCACACTCTCATCGCTCAAGAAGATTCGCGCCGGCCTGCCGTCGCCGCGCCTGGCAATCCACGATCCCTGGGCGCTGCGCGCGCTGGTGCTGGTGCTGCTGGTCGCGACCTGGATCGCCGCCGGCGGCGAGCGCGGCGCGCGGATCGCTGCGGCGTTCGACTGGAACGGCGTGCTCGCGCCCGCCAATGTCCGCGTCGATGCCTGGATCACGCCGCCGCTCTATACCGGCAGACCGCCGATCATCCTCTCCGCCGCCAACAAGGATGCCACCACCACCGATGCCGCCGTATTGCCGGTGCCGGCCGGCAGCACGCTGATCGTGCGCTCCAGCGGCGGCGCGCTCGATGTCGTTTTGTCCGGCGGCGTTACCGAAGCAGCGCCCGCGGCGGAAGCGCCGAAGGGCACCAACGAAAGGCATTTCACCGTCACAGCCGACGGCACCGCGCATGTCCGCGCGCCCTCCGGCCAGCCGCTGTGGAAGTTCACCGCGACGGCGGATCGCGCGCCGACCATTGCGCTGGCGAAGGATCCGGAGCGGCAGGCCCGCGGCTCGCTGCAGATGTCCTACAAGCTCGAGGACGATTACGGCGTCACCGAAGCCCACGCGCAATTTGCTGCGCGCAACTCTGATACCAAAGGCGCCAAGCCGCGGCCGCTGTTCGACCCGCCGGAATTCGCGCTGGTGCTGCCCAATGCGCGCACCCGCAACGGCGTCGGCCAGACCGTCAAGGATCTCAGCGAAGATCCCTATGCCGGCGCCGATGTCACGCTGACACTGACCGCGAAGGACGAGGCCGGCAACGAGGGCAAGAGCGAACCGTTCAACACCCGGCTGCCGGAGCGGCTGTTCACAAAGCCGCTGCCGCGCGCGCTGATCGAGCAGCGCCGCATCCTGGCGCTCGATGCCAACCAGAACGGCCAGGTGGCGCTGGCGCTGGAAGCGCTGATGATCGCGCCGGAAGCGTTCACCCCGGAAGCCGGTCAGTATCTCGGCCTGCGCAGCGTCGCGACCCAGCTCGACCGCGCCCGCACCGACGCCGCGCTGCGCGAGGTGGTCGCCAGCCTGTGGTCGCTCGCCGTCACCATCGAGGACGGCGACATCACTGACGTCGACAAGGCGCTGAAGGCGGCGCAGGACGCGCTGAAGCAGGCGCTGGAACGTGGCGCCAGCGACGAGGAAATCAAGAAGCTCACCGAGAATCTGCGCGCCGCGCTGGACAATTTCCTGAAGCAGTTCGCCGAGAAGATGCGCGACAACCCGCAGCAGCTGGCCCGTCCGCTCGACAAGAACACCAAGGTGATGCGGCAGCAGGACCTCAACAACATGATCGAGCGCATGGAGCGGCTGTCGCGCTCCGGCGACAAGGACGCGGCCAAGCAACTGCTCGAACAGATGCAGCAGATGCTGGAAAACCTGCAGATGGCGCAGCCCGGCCAGCAAGGCGACGGCGAGATGGAGCAGGCGCTGAACGAACTCGGCGACATGATCCGCAAGCAGCAGCAGCTCCGCGACAAGACCTTCAAGCAGGGCCAGGAATCCCGCCGCGACCGCTCGCGCGGCAAGCCGGACGATCAGAGCATGAGCGATCTGCAGCAGGATCAGCAGGGCCTGCGCGATCGCCTGAAGAAGTTGCAGGACCAGCTCGCCAAGCAGGGCATGGGCCAGGGTCAAAAAGGCCAGAAGGGCCAAAAAGGCCAGGGCGGCGAGCAAGGCCAGCAGGGTCAGCAAGGCGATCAGGGTGACGGCGACGGCGATGATGGCCTCGACGACGCCGATTCGGCGATGGGCGATGCCGGCGGCCGGCTCGGCGAAGGCAATGCCGATGGCGCGGTGGATTCCCAGGGCAAGGCGCTCGATGCGCTGCGCAAGGGGGCGCAGAACCTCGCGCAGGCGATGCAGCAGGGTGACGGCGAAGGTCAGGGCGATGGTCCTGGCAACACGCCCGGCCGTCAACAGAGCGGTGGCAGGGAGAGCGATCCGTTGGGACGGCCGCTGCACGGTCGCGAACTCGGCGACGACCTCACGGTGAAAATCCCCGGCGAGATCGACGTCCAGCGCGTCCGAAGGATTTTGGAAGAACTCCGCCGCCGCCTCGGCGACACCACCCGTCCGCAGCTCGAACTCGACTACATCGAACGGCTGCTGAAGGATTATTGAGGTCCGTAGCCTGGATGAAGTCGACGGTCGCGCGCATGCGCGATCGTTGGCGCAATCCGGGATTCACGTAACGACACTCTCTCCTTCGTCATTCCGGGACGCGCCTTGGTCGGCGATAGCCGACGAAGGCGCGGGCCCGGAATCCATAACCACCATCGAGCATATGGATTCCGGGCTCGCTCGCAGCTGGCGCTGCTCGCGCCCCGGAATGACGAGCTTCGTAGGGTAGGCAAAGCCGCGGGTCGCGCGAAGCGTGGCCGGCTGCGTGCCCACCATCGCAGGCACGGCGCGCGATGGTGCCTCCGTCCCATCGACTATGCGCTGTAGCAGCCGCCGTGTTTAGGCCACGAACTCGGAAGGTATGGGTCCTCCGGGATTCAGACCGAGTGCATGGGTCATGCACTCGGTCTGAATCCCTTGGGATCAGCGTTCGCGGAGCCTGTCATCGGGCCGGCCAGAGGCCGGACCCGTTGGCTCACTTGTCCGGGACGACAACAGAGCTAATCCCTTGTCCGCGATGCCAGCGCGTCCGCCACGGCGGTGCGGATGTCCGCCACCGAGAACGGCTTCGTCACCACGTCGTGCACAATCGCATTGAGGCCCGACGCGCGTTCGCGCTGGTCGGCGAAGCCGGTCATCAGCAGAATCGTGAGATCGGGAAAATCGCGCGCGGCGGCCAGCGCCAGCGCGATGCCGTCCATCACAGGCATCTTGATATCGGTGAGCAGCAGGTCGAACGCGGTCTGGTCGCTGTTCAGGATCTCCAGCGCCTCGGCGCCGTCCTGCGCGGTGACGATCTCGTGGCCGTCCATGGCGATGGCGCGGGCCACCAGCAACCGCATCGATTCCTCGTCATCGGCAATCAGGATCCGCGGCATGGCAACTCCTTCGGACTAGGCGCCGTTGCCGGCAATGTCGTGCCTGTTGAAGAACCGGACATCGAGGCTGCGGCCTTCCACCGGCGGCGACGCCAGCCGCGAGCGGAACCAGGCCTTGTCGCCGGGGTTGAGCCCTTGCTGTTCCAGTACCGCATTCCAGGCGTAGATCTCGGTGCCCTGGGCGTCGCGGACGACAAAACGCAGCCGCGGCAGGGCGACCGGGATGCTGCGGCTTTCGCCAACGATGTTGCCTTCGATC is drawn from Nitrobacteraceae bacterium AZCC 2146 and contains these coding sequences:
- a CDS encoding uncharacterized protein (TIGR02302 family) (product_source=TIGR02302; cath_funfam=1.20.58.110; cog=COG4577; pfam=PF13779; superfamily=63411; tigrfam=TIGR02302; transmembrane_helix_parts=Outside_1_51,TMhelix_52_74,Inside_75_80,TMhelix_81_103,Outside_104_865), which gives rise to MLFGNLESLLTGSTPDPTSPARGPEPAAELQLTQALQRARLAIAWERSWPHLGRFLSVLGLFLVASWVGLWLALPFIARAIGLALFAIAALATLFPLIRFRWPSREDGLARLDRGTGIRHRPATALTDTLATQDPVARALWLVQRERTLSSLKKIRAGLPSPRLAIHDPWALRALVLVLLVATWIAAGGERGARIAAAFDWNGVLAPANVRVDAWITPPLYTGRPPIILSAANKDATTTDAAVLPVPAGSTLIVRSSGGALDVVLSGGVTEAAPAAEAPKGTNERHFTVTADGTAHVRAPSGQPLWKFTATADRAPTIALAKDPERQARGSLQMSYKLEDDYGVTEAHAQFAARNSDTKGAKPRPLFDPPEFALVLPNARTRNGVGQTVKDLSEDPYAGADVTLTLTAKDEAGNEGKSEPFNTRLPERLFTKPLPRALIEQRRILALDANQNGQVALALEALMIAPEAFTPEAGQYLGLRSVATQLDRARTDAALREVVASLWSLAVTIEDGDITDVDKALKAAQDALKQALERGASDEEIKKLTENLRAALDNFLKQFAEKMRDNPQQLARPLDKNTKVMRQQDLNNMIERMERLSRSGDKDAAKQLLEQMQQMLENLQMAQPGQQGDGEMEQALNELGDMIRKQQQLRDKTFKQGQESRRDRSRGKPDDQSMSDLQQDQQGLRDRLKKLQDQLAKQGMGQGQKGQKGQKGQGGEQGQQGQQGDQGDGDGDDGLDDADSAMGDAGGRLGEGNADGAVDSQGKALDALRKGAQNLAQAMQQGDGEGQGDGPGNTPGRQQSGGRESDPLGRPLHGRELGDDLTVKIPGEIDVQRVRRILEELRRRLGDTTRPQLELDYIERLLKDY
- a CDS encoding diaminopimelate decarboxylase (product_source=KO:K01586; cath_funfam=2.40.37.10,3.20.20.10; cog=COG0019; ko=KO:K01586; pfam=PF00278,PF02784; superfamily=51419; tigrfam=TIGR01048), giving the protein MRHFEYRNGVLHAEGVNIADMAEAVGTPFYCYSTATLERHYRVFSEAFADAKSLVCYAMKANSNQSVLRTLAKLGAGADVVSGGELKRALAAGIPPNKIVFSGVGKTADELRMALDEDILCLNIESEPELELLSAIASETGRTARISIRVNPDVDSGGHAKITTGKSENKFGIPLSGARAVYARAAKLPGIQVTGVDMHIGSQIIDLGPMEAAFRLLADFVTVLRTDGHTISHVDFGGGLGIPYYEDRAVPPEPAAYAAMVKRVTHNLGCTLMFEPGRMIVGNAGILVSRVIYVKHGDGKTFVIIDAAMNDLIRPTLYEAYHEILPVQAPVSGAPMIVADVVGPVCETGDYLALDRTLPLPKPGDLIAVMTAGAYGAVQAGTYNTRALVPEVLVNGDRYAVVRPRIEVEDLIAMDKPAPWL
- a CDS encoding two-component system cell cycle response regulator CpdR (product_source=KO:K13589; cath_funfam=3.40.50.2300; cog=COG0784; ko=KO:K13589; pfam=PF00072; smart=SM00448; superfamily=52172), encoding MPRILIADDEESMRLLVARAIAMDGHEIVTAQDGAEALEILNSDQTAFDLLLTDIKMPVMDGIALALAAARDFPDLTILLMTGFADQRERASGLNAIVHDVVTKPFSVADIRTAVADALASRTRD